The genomic segment TTTTTCGTGAGCTACTTCTTCGCTAGAAACGTCTTCACGAGAAATGTATTTAGGGTTAATTGCAGCGATATGCATAGCAACATCTTTTGCAACAGTTGTGTCAGTTGTTCCTTCAAGAAGTGTAAGAACGCCAATACGTCCGTTCATGTGGATGTATTCACCGAAAGCAGAGTTGTCCGCTTTTTCTTTTACTTCAAAACGACGAAGGGAAATATTTTCACCAATTTTTGTGATTGCTTCTGTGATGTAATCTTGAACAGATTGGCCATTTGGCATTTCTGTTTTAAGAGCATCTTCTAAGCTATCTGGACGTACTGCAAGAATTTGTTTAGCAAGTGCGTCAACTAATTGTTGGAAGTTATCGTTTTTAGCAACGAAATCTGTTTCAGCATTTACTTCTAGTACTACGGCATGTTTTTCATTACTGATAACATGAGTCATACCTTCAGAAGCGATACGATCGGATTTTTTCGCAGCTTTAGCGATTCCTTTTTCACGAAGATAGTCAATTGCTTTTTCCATATCTCCTTCAGTTTCTACAAGCGCTTTTTTACAATCCATCATACCAGCACCAGTTTTTTCACGTAATTCTTTTACCATTTGAGCTGTAATATTAGCCATTTATTTTCCCTCCAATTTTTCTCTTTAAAAAAGGTGATAAGAATAGTGCCTTATC from the Listeria seeligeri serovar 1/2b str. SLCC3954 genome contains:
- the tsf gene encoding translation elongation factor Ts, whose product is MANITAQMVKELREKTGAGMMDCKKALVETEGDMEKAIDYLREKGIAKAAKKSDRIASEGMTHVISNEKHAVVLEVNAETDFVAKNDNFQQLVDALAKQILAVRPDSLEDALKTEMPNGQSVQDYITEAITKIGENISLRRFEVKEKADNSAFGEYIHMNGRIGVLTLLEGTTDTTVAKDVAMHIAAINPKYISREDVSSEEVAHEKEVLTQQALNEGKPANIVEKMVEGRLKKYLSEISLEDQPFVKNPDITVGEYVKQSGGKVVSFVRFEVGEGIEKKEDNFVEEVMSQVKK